A genomic window from Halogeometricum sp. S3BR5-2 includes:
- a CDS encoding lysine N(6)-hydroxylase/L-ornithine N(5)-oxygenase family protein, with product MTAGGGDAADERAETAAETRDVVGIGVGPFNLGLAALLEGSDADVDAVFLERDAEFHWHEGMLLDGTTLEVPFLADLVTLADPTNPYSYLNYLRETGRIYEFYFYETFQIPRREYDDYLRWVVDELDVCRFRREVTDVRWDESEEEYVAVARHPETGERFEYRGKNVALGIGSRPQIPEQLRGHSEEDVFHTAKYRHNRERALSADSITVVGSGQSAAEVFYDLLKRQDEHGYRLDWLTRSDGFFPMEYSKLGLQHFTPEYERYVYDLPQGVKDDLIPNQDLLYKGVDPETSADIYDLLYRRSIGGREPDVGLFAMTEARDIESVGDAYALDCRQWQTDEPFVHESEVVVCGTGYERPIPGFLEPLEEAISWDERGRFGVTEDHRLEIDLPGDVFLQNAELHTHGVGVPDLGLGCYRNTRFVNRLADREVYPEDADTVYQDFSLDRFVEHAPGASRKGSESTAPTQDD from the coding sequence ATGACGGCCGGAGGCGGCGACGCGGCGGACGAGAGGGCGGAGACAGCAGCGGAGACGCGCGACGTCGTCGGAATCGGCGTCGGCCCGTTCAACCTCGGCCTCGCCGCGCTCCTGGAGGGAAGCGACGCCGACGTCGACGCCGTCTTCCTCGAACGCGACGCCGAGTTCCACTGGCACGAGGGGATGCTCCTCGATGGTACGACGCTGGAGGTGCCGTTCCTCGCGGACCTCGTGACGCTGGCCGACCCGACGAACCCCTACAGCTACCTCAACTACCTGCGGGAGACGGGGCGTATCTACGAGTTCTACTTCTACGAGACGTTCCAGATTCCGCGCCGGGAGTACGACGACTACCTCCGCTGGGTCGTCGACGAACTCGACGTCTGTCGGTTCCGCCGCGAGGTGACGGACGTGCGTTGGGACGAGAGCGAGGAGGAGTACGTCGCCGTCGCCCGCCACCCCGAAACGGGCGAGCGGTTCGAGTATCGGGGTAAAAACGTCGCGCTCGGAATCGGCTCGCGGCCGCAGATTCCCGAGCAACTGCGGGGCCACTCCGAGGAGGACGTGTTCCACACGGCGAAGTACCGCCACAACCGAGAACGGGCGCTGTCGGCCGACTCGATAACCGTCGTCGGGTCGGGCCAGAGCGCCGCGGAGGTGTTCTACGACCTGCTGAAGCGGCAGGACGAACACGGGTACCGCCTCGACTGGCTCACCCGCTCGGACGGCTTCTTCCCGATGGAGTACTCGAAACTCGGCCTCCAGCACTTCACGCCCGAGTACGAGCGGTACGTCTACGACCTCCCGCAGGGGGTCAAAGACGACCTGATTCCGAACCAAGACCTGCTGTACAAGGGCGTCGACCCGGAGACGAGCGCCGACATCTACGACCTGCTGTACCGGCGGTCCATCGGTGGCAGAGAGCCTGATGTTGGCCTGTTCGCGATGACCGAAGCCCGCGACATCGAGTCCGTCGGCGACGCCTACGCGCTGGACTGCCGGCAGTGGCAGACCGACGAGCCGTTCGTCCACGAGAGCGAGGTGGTCGTCTGCGGTACCGGCTACGAACGTCCGATACCCGGGTTTCTCGAACCGCTGGAGGAGGCGATATCGTGGGACGAGCGCGGCCGCTTCGGGGTGACCGAGGACCACCGGCTCGAAATCGACCTGCCGGGCGACGTGTTCCTCCAGAACGCCGAACTCCACACCCACGGCGTCGGCGTTCCGGACCTCGGTCTCGGCTGCTACCGGAACACCCGGTTCGTCAACCGACTCGCCGACCGCGAGGTGTACCCCGAAGACGCCGACACCGTGTATCAGGACTTCTCGCTCGACCGGTTCGTCGAGCACGCACCGGGCGCTTCTCGGAAGGGAAGCGAATCGACCGCGCCGACGCAGGACGACTGA
- a CDS encoding GNAT family N-acetyltransferase — translation MRGESETSETEGNRPCYDYRRYDAEADRTVSFRPATPERDLRRLHAWLGSDHVKPYWQLDLSLDRFRERFREKLADDHLTPYVGCLDHVPMSYWECYRAADDSVANHYDADDADRGVHLLVGPEEYLGRGYALPLLRGAVAMQFEMSEAERVVAEPDARNDRAIRVFERCGFESEGEFRFDEAGKDAVLLVCDRERFEAEVLGDGATETDANGPEVRR, via the coding sequence ATGAGAGGCGAAAGCGAGACTTCCGAGACCGAGGGGAACCGACCCTGCTACGACTACCGACGCTACGACGCGGAGGCGGACCGGACCGTCTCCTTCCGTCCGGCGACGCCCGAACGCGACCTGCGGCGACTACACGCGTGGCTCGGGTCCGACCACGTGAAGCCGTACTGGCAGTTGGACCTGTCGCTCGACCGGTTCCGAGAGCGGTTCCGCGAGAAACTCGCTGACGACCACCTGACGCCCTACGTCGGCTGTCTCGACCACGTGCCGATGAGCTACTGGGAGTGTTACCGTGCGGCCGACGACAGCGTGGCGAACCACTACGACGCCGACGACGCCGACAGGGGAGTCCACCTGCTCGTCGGTCCCGAGGAGTACCTCGGGCGGGGCTACGCGCTCCCGCTGCTGCGCGGCGCCGTCGCCATGCAGTTCGAGATGAGCGAGGCCGAGCGCGTGGTAGCCGAACCCGACGCGCGGAACGACCGCGCGATTCGCGTCTTCGAGCGCTGCGGGTTCGAATCGGAGGGGGAGTTCCGCTTCGACGAGGCCGGGAAGGACGCCGTCCTGCTGGTCTGCGACCGCGAGCGGTTCGAGGCGGAGGTGCTGGGCGACGGAGCGACAGAGACGGACGCGAACGGCCCGGAGGTGCGCCGATGA
- a CDS encoding IucA/IucC family protein codes for MSFGVERGTERVDPAGRADDATVHAFLNCYLRETGAYEVLEGDGAGAAGVEPGPDGLLRARLPAQGVDILAPLSYRSPTERHLFETPVRYRLPGGGGDGGDGEGDAHPADAATLAALVATDLSLSRSGDSETDELLARVLRSERAVESFVAARAGDEERLYGENGEGVTFRDAEQALVFGHHRHPTPKSREGIAERNRGTYAPELRGSFPLDYFRADPALVSSESALDRSAASWVRADLRADPAVPESFVDEHVESGDALLPVHPWQADYLLDRPRVRRHLGDGLEHLGAVGREFYPTTSVRTLYSPDAPFMVKSSMNVAITNSVRTNKRPELERGVAVAELLDTAFGDELREAFPAFDVVRDPAYLALDVGEGAESGVETILRANPFRGERAERSTPVVSLCQDAIRGRSRLGRLVSSIAEREGRSADATSEEWFRRYLEVGIRPILWLYLERGVGVEAHQQNSVLTLDAEGYPSEFRYRDNQGFYFPESRYDAVDAYLPGVGERADTVCADAIADERLRYYVVLNNAFDVINAFGSAGLVDERRLLGLLHDELERARERYGHPDSEFLDPLLESPTVPCKANLLTRFRGLDELENELESQSVYADVTNPLVTELDR; via the coding sequence GTGAGCTTCGGCGTCGAACGCGGGACGGAGCGGGTGGACCCGGCCGGGCGCGCCGACGACGCGACGGTCCACGCGTTCCTGAACTGCTACCTCCGCGAGACGGGCGCCTACGAGGTTCTGGAGGGAGACGGCGCCGGGGCCGCCGGCGTCGAACCCGGCCCCGACGGCCTCCTCCGGGCGAGACTCCCCGCGCAGGGAGTCGATATCCTGGCGCCGCTGTCGTACCGCTCGCCGACCGAGCGGCATCTGTTCGAGACGCCGGTGCGCTACCGCCTGCCGGGCGGTGGGGGAGACGGCGGCGACGGCGAGGGAGACGCACACCCCGCCGACGCCGCCACGCTGGCCGCTCTGGTCGCAACGGACCTCTCGCTATCGCGCAGCGGCGACAGCGAGACGGACGAACTGCTGGCGCGCGTCCTGCGGAGCGAGCGGGCCGTCGAGTCGTTCGTCGCGGCGCGAGCGGGCGACGAAGAGCGGCTCTACGGCGAGAACGGCGAGGGCGTGACGTTTCGCGACGCCGAGCAGGCGCTCGTGTTCGGTCACCACCGCCACCCGACGCCGAAGAGCAGGGAGGGCATCGCCGAGCGCAACCGGGGGACGTACGCGCCGGAACTCCGCGGGTCGTTCCCGCTCGACTACTTCCGCGCCGACCCCGCGCTCGTCTCGTCCGAGTCGGCGCTGGACCGGAGCGCCGCCTCGTGGGTGAGAGCGGACCTGCGCGCGGACCCCGCCGTCCCGGAGTCGTTCGTCGACGAACACGTCGAGAGCGGCGACGCTCTTCTCCCCGTTCACCCGTGGCAGGCCGACTACCTGCTCGACCGACCGCGCGTCCGCCGGCACCTCGGCGACGGACTCGAACACCTCGGCGCGGTCGGCCGGGAGTTCTACCCGACCACGTCCGTGCGGACGCTGTACAGCCCCGACGCGCCGTTCATGGTCAAATCCTCCATGAACGTCGCCATCACGAACTCCGTGCGGACGAACAAGCGCCCCGAACTCGAACGCGGCGTCGCCGTCGCGGAACTGCTGGACACCGCGTTCGGCGACGAACTCCGCGAGGCGTTCCCCGCGTTCGACGTCGTCCGCGACCCGGCGTACCTCGCGCTGGACGTCGGGGAGGGAGCCGAATCGGGGGTAGAGACCATCCTGCGCGCGAACCCGTTCCGCGGCGAACGAGCGGAGCGCTCGACGCCCGTCGTCTCGCTGTGTCAGGACGCCATTCGAGGACGGTCACGGCTCGGTCGTCTGGTCTCGTCCATCGCGGAGCGCGAGGGACGGAGCGCGGACGCGACGAGCGAGGAGTGGTTCCGCCGCTACCTCGAAGTCGGGATTCGACCGATACTGTGGCTCTACCTCGAACGCGGCGTCGGCGTCGAGGCGCACCAGCAGAACTCGGTTCTCACCCTCGACGCGGAGGGCTACCCGAGCGAGTTCCGCTACCGCGACAACCAGGGCTTTTACTTCCCAGAATCGCGGTACGACGCCGTCGACGCCTACCTCCCCGGCGTCGGCGAGCGAGCGGACACCGTCTGTGCGGACGCGATAGCCGACGAGCGACTCCGCTACTACGTCGTGTTGAACAACGCCTTCGACGTGATAAACGCGTTCGGGAGCGCCGGCCTCGTCGACGAACGCCGCCTGCTGGGCCTCCTGCACGACGAACTCGAACGCGCCCGCGAGCGCTACGGCCACCCCGACTCGGAGTTTCTCGACCCGCTCTTGGAGTCGCCGACGGTGCCCTGCAAGGCGAACCTGCTCACGCGCTTCCGCGGGCTGGACGAACTGGAGAACGAACTCGAATCGCAGTCCGTCTACGCGGACGTGACCAACCCGCTCGTCACCGAACTCGACCGATGA
- a CDS encoding pyridoxal phosphate-dependent decarboxylase family protein: MSGEDLFLGTESGDAAYRESMRRATKAVLDTVADGENPYTGASPAALRDLFEEPVLPEEGAGLNAAMDEAAERVLSHSVATSNPRCAAHLQCPPMIPGLAAEAMLTAANQSLDSFDQAPAATVLEERLVDALCDLFDLPDGADGVFTAGGTQSNFQALLLARDRCCGRRFDRDAQAEGLPAGADSLRILCSAEAHFTAAQAAHHLGLGEGAVVSVPTDEAYRMDVDALDATLDRLDARGDRPFALVGTAGTTDFGSVDPLSELADRAAERDLWFHVDAAYGGAAALSDEHAGLLDGIERADSVAVDFHKLFYQPVSCGALLLRDGDEFEWMARNAAYLNPEDHEDAGVPNLVAKSVQTTRRFDALKPYVAFRALGREGLARLVDDTLELADGAASLLDAADDFEVVHEPTLNAVVFRYRPREGMSEEDVSRVNAAVRRRLLDDGRAVVARTEAEGATSLKLTLLNPTATLEDVAAVLDAVRDCGDELAAERGVAA, translated from the coding sequence ATGAGCGGAGAGGACCTCTTTCTCGGCACCGAGTCGGGCGACGCGGCCTACCGCGAGTCGATGCGGCGGGCGACGAAGGCCGTCCTCGACACCGTGGCGGACGGGGAGAACCCCTACACCGGCGCCTCGCCCGCGGCGCTCCGCGACCTGTTCGAAGAGCCGGTGCTTCCCGAGGAGGGCGCCGGCCTCAACGCGGCGATGGACGAGGCGGCCGAGCGAGTGCTCTCTCACTCGGTGGCCACGTCGAACCCGCGCTGTGCGGCCCATCTCCAGTGTCCGCCGATGATTCCGGGTCTCGCCGCCGAGGCGATGCTGACCGCGGCGAACCAGTCGCTGGACTCGTTCGACCAGGCGCCCGCCGCGACGGTGCTCGAAGAGCGACTGGTCGACGCCCTCTGCGACCTGTTCGACCTGCCCGACGGGGCCGACGGCGTGTTCACCGCCGGGGGGACGCAGTCGAACTTTCAAGCGCTGCTGCTCGCGCGGGACCGCTGCTGCGGGCGGCGATTCGACCGGGACGCGCAGGCCGAGGGGCTCCCGGCCGGGGCCGACTCGCTGCGAATCCTCTGCTCGGCGGAGGCGCACTTCACCGCCGCGCAGGCCGCCCACCACCTCGGACTCGGCGAGGGCGCCGTCGTCTCGGTGCCGACCGACGAGGCGTACCGGATGGACGTCGACGCCCTCGACGCGACGCTCGACCGACTCGACGCGCGCGGCGACCGCCCGTTCGCGCTCGTCGGGACGGCGGGAACGACGGACTTCGGGAGCGTCGACCCGCTCTCGGAACTCGCCGACAGGGCGGCCGAACGCGACCTGTGGTTCCACGTCGACGCGGCCTACGGCGGCGCGGCGGCGCTGAGCGACGAGCACGCGGGCCTGCTCGACGGAATCGAGCGCGCCGACTCCGTCGCCGTCGACTTCCACAAACTGTTCTACCAGCCCGTCAGTTGCGGCGCCCTGCTACTCCGTGACGGCGACGAGTTCGAGTGGATGGCGCGTAACGCCGCCTACCTCAACCCCGAGGACCACGAGGACGCCGGCGTCCCGAACCTCGTCGCCAAGTCGGTCCAGACCACCCGGCGGTTCGACGCGCTGAAACCGTACGTCGCCTTCCGCGCCCTCGGACGCGAGGGGCTGGCGCGCCTCGTCGACGACACGCTCGAACTCGCCGACGGCGCCGCCTCGCTGCTCGACGCCGCGGACGATTTCGAAGTCGTCCACGAACCGACGCTGAACGCCGTCGTCTTCCGCTACCGCCCCCGCGAGGGGATGAGCGAGGAGGACGTGAGTCGGGTGAACGCGGCCGTCAGGCGGCGACTGCTGGACGACGGACGGGCCGTCGTCGCCCGGACGGAGGCGGAGGGCGCGACGAGCCTGAAGCTCACGCTCCTGAACCCGACGGCGACGCTGGAGGACGTGGCCGCGGTTCTCGACGCCGTCCGGGACTGCGGCGACGAACTCGCCGCGGAACGGGGGGTGGCGGCGTGA